One genomic region from Ovis canadensis isolate MfBH-ARS-UI-01 breed Bighorn chromosome 24, ARS-UI_OviCan_v2, whole genome shotgun sequence encodes:
- the UFSP1 gene encoding ufm1-specific protease 1, whose amino-acid sequence MQAALEDMGDKPPGFRGSQSWIGCVEASLCLDHFGGPQGRLRHVTRGAGLQEELERLYSHFAGGGGPVMVGGDADAQSKALLGVCLGPGTEAYVLVLDPHCWGAPKNPSELQAAGWVGWQEVSTAFDPHSFYNLCMTSCNSEEQTCALD is encoded by the coding sequence ATGCAGGCGGCCCTGGAGGACATGGGCGACAAGCCCCCCGGGTTCCGGGGCTCTCAGAGCTGGATCGGCTGTGTAGAAGCCAGCCTCTGCCTGGACCACTTCGGGGGGCCCCAAGGGCGGCTGCGTCATGTTACCCGTGGAGCAGGGCTTCAGGAGGAACTGGAGAGGCTATACTCCCACttcgctgggggcggggggcctgTAATGGTTGGCGGGGATGCAGATGCCCAGTCCAAGGCCTTGCTGGGAGTATGCCTGGGCCCAGGCACCGAAGCCTACGTCCTGGTGTTGGACCCTCACTGTTGGGGTGCTCCGAAGAACCCCAGCGAACTACAGGCTGCTGGTTGGGTGGGCTGGCAAGAGGTAAGCACAGCCTTTGACCCCCACTCCTTCTACAACCTGTGCATGACCAGCTGTAACTCCGAAGAGCAGACCTGTGCCCTGGACTGA